In Microcella indica, the genomic window CCCGGCGGAGGGAAAGCCGTCGCCTGCCGAGGGTGGCGAGGACGACGCGCGATAGGCGGCCTATGTGTGCTGAGGCTGCTAGATGCTGACAAACCGAAACTCCGAGATCTCACGATTGCTCGCTGGCATCAGAATCTTCGGATCCTCGAGAGCCTCTTCGATGAGCGCGACCGCCTCGGCTTGGCGTCCGTGCTTGGCGAATACCTCGATCCTCAGATGCGGGGTCGGTGCCTTGAGCTGGCGCAGCTGGCGGTGGTCGAGCTTTGCCCTGCTGCAGCCATTCGTCGTCTACCTCCGGCGTGAGGAGCGCCGGCATCCGATCATGTTGCACCTCCCCGGACGCGGCTCGCGCCTCGCGGGTAATAATCGCCGTCGACACCTCCCACACCTCACCCACCTTGCGGGCGGTCGCGACGCCGGCAGCCGATTCTGAACGTGGTTACTGATGGGAGCATCTGCGGCTAAGCCAGCCGGCCTGCTAGGAAATTCGGAACCGTTAAATTGTGCCGTCGATTTCGACGGTACGGAACCCGGCGTTACCCATAGAGGAGTCTGGAGTGTTCGAGGATCGTGCGGCGCATCGGTATCTATTGCAGTAGGAGTCGTGGCAGAGGTAGGAGCCTCCGCGGAGGACCTTGTACATGCCCTCCGGGGGGCCTTTTGGGCCTGATACTGGAGACGTGAGGTAGTACGAAGGGTCTGACCAGTCGGCGCACCACTCCCAAATGTTGCCGACGGTCTGCCACAGGCCATAACCGTTGGGCTCAAACGTACGGACAGGCGCCGTCGTCAGGAAGCCGTCCTCGACTGTGTTAATGCGAGGGAAGTCACCCTGCCAGATGTTCGCTCGCCAAGCTCCATCATCGAGAAGGTCGTCGCCCCACGGGTACCGAGCACCGTCAAGGCCTCCCCGTGAGGCGTATTCCCACTCAGCCTCGGTCGGCAGGCGGCGGCCAGACCAGTCGCAATATGCCACTGCGTCGTTCCAACTAACGTGAACGACCGGATGATCTTCAAGCCCGTCGATACCGGATAGCGATCCGCCCGGGTGCCGCCAGTCAGCCCCCCTCACGCCTAACCACCAGGGTGTCCCCGCCGCGGGCGCGATCACGTCTGCTGGATTGGCGCTCAGCGCCAGGTGGAATACGGCGGAGTATCCGAACGTCTCCGCCTCAGTCGCGTACCCGGTCGCGTCGACGAATTTCGCAAAGTCGGCGTTCGTGACGCTGGTTGCGTCGATGCGGAACGCCGTCAGCGACACCTCATGCACCGGACGCTCCCCATCTTGAGGATTTCCGTCGCCATACGAATCGCCCATGCGGAAGTTGCCGGGGGGCACCTCGCGCTGCTCGATACTGTGCTCGCCGACGCCTACGCCGATGCCGGCGCCGCTGCCCAGGCTCGGCAACGAATGGGAGGGGCTCTCGCGGTCTGGCGAAGGGGCGCAACACGACGCTTCTGAGCTCGCCGGGTCCGGCGGAACATGTCGGGTCAGACCGTTCGATGGCTTCATGGGTTCCATGGTATTTCTCTCACAGGGTGATGAGCAGCGCGAAGGATGCACCGCCGCAGAGGAGGACGAGCACGATGTCCGGCACCTTCGCCGTCCGATGAACCAGCGCGACGCCGCCAGCGAGGGCGATGGAGCCCAGCACCGCGATCCAGCCGGATAGACCTGCCTGTTCGCTGATCCGCGCGTTCGAGTGCAGCATCGACACCGACGTGGATGCGAGCAGGCCGCAGATCACCGGCAGGATGAAGCCAGCGACGTTCTGCACGAAGAGTGAGTGCTGCGCCTTATCGTATGCGGCAAGCACGCCGAGAGCGACGACGCAGCACGCCCCGATGCTGACCAGAAAGGCGAGAGTCGCGAAGATGATTCCTAACACGAATCCGCCACCCCCGAATCCAATGGAGTAGGCGATGCCCGTCGCGATCTTCACCAGGATCGGTCCGGGCAGCGCATTGGCAATCGGCACGATCTGACCATAGAAGCTCGCGGAATCGACCATCCCCGACGCGACGAAAAAACCGTCCGCCACGCCGACGTAGGCCTCCCCGCCCCCGAACGAGGAGAGGGAGGAGAGCGACACGAGTCCGAGGAGGGCGCCGCCGCCGACCGGATCGATGAGCAGAGCCGTCCCGATGCCGCCTAGCGTGACCACAGCGAACGTGATGATCGCGACCAGCACGGGGCGCAGCAGACCCTGAGCGCGCCGTCGCGCCGTGCCAAACTGCGGGCGGTACCGGAACCATTGGTAGACCGAGAAGGCACCGATGCTGCCGATGGCGACCAGGACGACGCCCAACGCGGAGAGTTCTGGCAGAACCCAGCTGTTTTCGAGACCGGCCACATGGGCAATAAGCGCGCGAGACTTCTCAGCGCCTGTGAGCAGGAACGTTGTACCAGCGATGAGCATGTAGACCCGGCGCCGGCGTCCCCCATCGACAATCACCGTCGCGACATAATGCGCCAGTAGGAACAGGATGAAGGCGGTAATGCCGAGTGAGACGTACTCCAGGTTGCGGATTGCGACGGGGCCGAGCGCTGAGAAGAGTGCGAGCAGTCCCACTGTCGCAATGGTGCCTGGTAGCGCCACGAAGAGCGCCGAGAAGGCAGACAGCGCAGCGCCGCCGAGTTGGATGCCCGAGAGCGCCGCGAGCTTCACCGGCAGGGCACCCGGCGTAACATTTGCGATAACGACATCCTGCACGAAAGCCTTCTCGGTGAGGCCACCGTCAGGGGAGACCAGTTCTCGCTCCATGATCGGAATTAACGCGCTGCCGCCACCGAAACCGATGCAGCCCACCTTGAGCATCGACGGCAACTGGCGATGTCGGCGTCCGCGGCCGTTCAGATCCACCGGCCCATCGTGTACCGGCATCCACACTCTCCTGGTTCGAACGGGCGCGGTCCCGGGTCTGCGCCTACTCCTGGCTGAATTTCGGCCTCAACTCGGCTCGTCATCAACAGGACGAAGTCGAGCCAGCTCCTTGGTGACGTCATCCATCGTGGACCAAGGTGAGGGTCCGAACAGTACGTAGGCCGCGCGGTATAGGGTCGTTCCGCCCGAGACTTGGCCAAAGGCTGCGATCTCCACGCGCCGCGCGGAGCGTCGGAGGACCGCTGCGGCGCAAGGATCCGCGAGCAGTTCGCTGAGTGTCGACTGCACGCCGAACTCGGCGACAGGGAAGCGGTCGGGCGGGGGCGGGAGCACCCGAGTAGCCTGAGCGAATTCGCGCTGCTGTTCCACGAGCAGATGCTTCCTTGCAACCGCTCCCTCTCTCGGCAGACCGAGGCGCTCGTACTGTCCGGCGGGTGCGTCGGTGGCGATCATCAGGTCGCGCAGGGCTGTCGCCATCCGCAATTCGAGTTCGTCATCGACGGTGGGCTCCAACTGATCGGGGTCTGCGGTGAGGTCGAACAACATCGTCCCGGCCTGATACGGATTGCCAAATACTGATCCATCCATCCGCAGCACTCGCGAGCCCCGCGTGAAGCTGAAGCCTTCAACAAGCTCTGCCGTGGCGAGTTCCTCGGCGGTGAAGAAGCCCCGCATGTGCGTGGGCATTAGAGTGTGCTCGTGCAATGGTCGGTTGGCCGGTGTGGCACTGGCGCGGAGATAAACGCTAGCACCGTCGGTGATTCCGACGTGCCCGCCGAACGCACCAAACAGCGCGTACTCGCGCACCGGCGACTTGTCTCTGATGGTTTGCCGAAGGCTGGTCCCCTGCATCTGCGGCGTTGTGGCGATGCCGAAGAAGTCGAGCAGCGTCGGACCGAGGTCGATGGTCTGCACGAGCGTCGAGGATGCACTCCCAGCGGCTTGTGGCTGCTCAGGGTCCCAGATGAACAGCGGTGTGTGCACTGTGGGCTCGTACCAGGGCGGAACCGACTTGCCCCACCATCCCTGTTCCCCGAGTAAGAGCCCGTGGTCGGTGCACACGATCAGCATCGTGGTTGACCAGAGGTCGTGCTCGTCCATGAGGTCGAGCACTCGGCCAAGCGACTGGTCGCACTGGTCGACCAGCGCGCGGTAATGCCCGCGAACACTGTCGGCGATCTTCTCCGGCTCGAGAACTGGCTGATAATCGGGCCAGTCGTTGTCTGGGACATCGTCGACACCATGCTTCTGACGGAATTGCTCGGCGCTGTCGAACGGTTCGTGCGGATCGAATGTTTCGATCTGCACCATCCACGGTCCGGTGTGTGCGTTGCGCTCGATGAAGTCGATTCCCGCGTCGAATGTCAGCGTCTGGGGGTAGTCCTCAAGCCGCTGCACGAACTGGCGGTTGATGCGATCCTGGCGCCAGGTGCTGTTGCGCTGGATGCGCAGGCTGTCGCCGACGTCGGGATCGTCGACCTGGCCCTTCCACGGGTCACCCTGCTGTCCGCGGATCAACGACGACGAGCCGTAACGGGTGTGATAGGTCGCGCCCCCGTCCTCCCAGTAGTGCATGTGGTCGGTCGCCAGGTGCGTGGCGACTCCTGCGGCGCCAAGCATCGCGGGCACGGAGTCATCGAAAGGCTCCAGAGGCCCCCAGCTGCGATGGAGAAAATTGTAGCGGCCAGTGTGTAATTCACGGCGTGCGGGCATGCACGGCAGGCTGCCGGCGTAGCTGCGGTCGAACCGAACCGCACGATCGGCGAGCCGCGCGAAGTTCGGAGCCTCGAGGTCGTCGAGCTGGCCGTAGCGTGGCAGATACAGCCGATTGAGGCTGTCAAACATCACCAAAATTGCACGTCGCGAGCTGCTCACTGCCGTCGACCCCGAACCGGTGCAGGCGGAGGGGCGACCGCACCCGCGAGCACCGGATCCTGTGTCGAGCGCAAGTGACGATCGAGCTCACGCGAGAGGCCCTCGCGCAGCGCCGATAGCGAGGGATCATCGACCCTGTTGTTCAGCTCGGAGGGGTCGTCGGTGAGCAGGTAGAGCTCCTCAGGCGGGCGTGGGCGCAAATGTGCGTCATCCATGCCAACTCTGGTCTGGCTGAGTTCCAAGTCGGTGGGCAGCGGCAAGGCGGGCGCATCTACAAAGTTGCGGATGTACTTCGCCGTCGACGTCCGCACGGCCCGGATTGGGTCGTACCTGTCGTGATAGGTCTTTTCCAGGAACAGCCGCCGATCCCCCGGGTCGACAACGCCGGACTTATCGAGCAGGACCAACCCGCTAAGTCCGTCAGGGGCCTTCGCCCCGGCGAAATCTGCGAGGGTCGGCAGCAGATCTAGGTGGCTAACCATGCCGTCGCTGCGGCCAGCGACGACGCCCCACGTTCCGGGCGCTCGCATCATGAGCGCGACCTTCACGCCCGAGTCATACAGAGTGCTTTTTGCGCGTGGGAAGGCAACACCATGGTCGGTGGTGAACACGATGACCGCGTCGCGCCCCCGTGGGTGCGCGTCGATCGCGGCGACGATCCGTCCGAAGGCCTCGTCCATTCGGCGGATCGCGCCGTAGAACTGGCTGATGTCCCGGCGAGTGTGCTCGTTGTCGGGCAAGTAGTCAGGCACCCTCACGCTCGCGGGGTCGACCGGCTCATAGTCCTCCTCGGGCCACGGACGATGAACCTCCCACATACCGATGGAGAGAAGGAACGGCGCGCCGTCGGGATTTTCAGCCAGCCACCGCTCGGTCAGGGTCGCGACTTCGAGAGCCCTGGGGATGAACCCAAGCCCGTGCACCTCGTCAAACCCCAGCACCCTCGCGTCCAGATCCTCGTGCTGCAGCCCGATGAGCGCACTGTGATAGCCCGCGGAGCGAACCACCTCCGGCAGCGTCGGAACGTCGGGCCTGTACGTCCAGCCCGTGTGGGTGAGGCCCATGAGCCCATTCTCGTGGGGCAGTCGACCGGTGAAGATCGACGACCTTGCTGGCGTGCACAGCGGGGCCGTGGCGAAGGCACGGTCAAAGACCACTGAGGTGGCTGCGAAAGCGTCGAGGTTCGGGCTCGGTATCTGGGGGTAGCCGTAGGTGGTCAGCCAGTCACCCAGGTCGTGGCAGTGGATGAGATAGAGGTCCGGCTTGTCCGTCATCCCTTAACCGCCCCTCCGACGAGTCCGGAGACGATCTGGCGGTTCGCGGCGATGGCCAGGATGATGATCGGGATCGCCGTCACGACCCCAATAGCGGCCATGCCGCCGAACCTGATCTCCTGGGGTTGGATCAGGGCGGCGATGCCGACGGTAATCGGTGCCGTGCGTCCACCCGAGGTGAAGACGAGGCCGAAGAGGAACTCGTTCCAGACCTGGATGGCCGTGAAGATGCCCACCGCCGAGATGCCGGGCATCGCGAGCGGCAGCATGATCCGGCGGAAGACGCCGAACTCGCTGGTGCCGTCGACGGATGCCGACTCCTTGAGCTCGACCGGCAACGCGTCGAACGAGAACTTCGTCATGATCAGAGCAAAGGGCAGGTTGAACACGGTGTTCACCAGAATGAGCCCACCGAGGGTGTTGACCAGCCCGATGTTGGTGAGCGTGGCGTACAGGCCGGGCACGAGGGTCATGGGCGGAATGACCTGCAGCAGCGCCGCGCCGCTGAGTACACCGAGCACGACCCGTCGCGACCACTGAAGCTGGCTGAGGCTGTAGCTGGCAAACGTGGCGATCACGAGAGTGAGACCCGTGGCAGCGACCACGATGATCAGGCTGTTGAGAACCTGCGAACCGAAGACGGTGTTCGGATTGAAGACCTCGGCGAAGTTGTGAAGCGAAAACTCAAACCGCCACCCGGGGGCGATGATCGCCCGCGGCTGCTGGAAGGCGATGAGCACCATCCAGAGGAGCGGAACAACGATAGTCACGATCGCGCCGACTACAATCAGTCCGGGAAGTACCGCGGTGGGGTGACGGCGACGCCTTCTGTGCGAAGTCAGGCTAGTCATTGGAGAACCTCCTCCGCACGGAGCGGTAGACGAGTGCGAGCACGAGGACAAACGCGACCAGGAGGACCACGGTCACGCTCAGGGCGCTGCCGTACCCGTAGTCGAAGGAGTCGAAGAAGACGGCCCTCAGGTAGATCGTGATAACGGTGGTCGCCGTTCCCGGTCCGCCGAAAGTAAGTAGGTACATCTCGTCGAAGGCCTTCACGCCCATGATCAATCGAATCGCGGCGGCGCCGACCAGTGCGGGGGCGATCAACGGGAGAATGATGTCCCGCACCTGCCGAAGGTAGGTGGCCCCGTCGACCCGGGCCGCTTCCAAGACGGACTGGTCGAGGCCGCGCACAGCGGTGTAGACGAAGAGGAAGACGATCGGCGTCCAGTGCCAGACGTCGAGCACGATTATGCTCGCCATTGCACCGAAGCTCTCGCCCAGCCACGCCTGGGGTTCGATCCCGAACGTGATGAGGATGCGGTTGAGCAGGCCGATCTGCGGGCTCAGGATGAGCAACCACACGACGCTCACAACCACTGGCGCGACGATCGCTGGCCAGATCAGGACATTCTGCACGGTCTGCTGGGAGCGGACCAGGCGATCCGTTGCCAGCGCGAGCACCGTGCCGAGCACCATCGTAAGTGCGACGGTCCAGAAGATGAATACCGAGGAGTTCCGCAGCGAAATCGCGAACGTCTCGTCTCCGAACATCCGGATGAAGTTTTCGAAGCCGACCGGTCGCCACTGGAAGTCGCCCGCCACCAACCTGACGTCACCGAAGCTCATCCAGACCAACTGACCCACCGGCACCGCGACGAGCGCAAGCGTGATGACGATGAGCGGCGCGATGGAAAGGTACTTGAAGAGAGGTGCCGGCCGACGGCGGCCGGTACGAGACCGGCCGCCGCGATCGGTTCTCACCGAAGTCACTGGGAGAAACCCGCTTCCTCAACCACCCGGTCGAGTCCGGACTGTATTGCGGTGATGGTCGCCTCAAGGTCGACGTCGCCGGAGAGGTACAGACCGAGTGCCGGGTCAGTCACCTCCAGCATCGCGGGAGTGAACGGATAGCGCAGTCCGCCTCGGATGGCGTCCGCGGACTCGATCAGCACCTGAAGTTCGGGCCGGTCGCTCGAAACATCGGTGCGAGTAGTCACGCCGCCAGCATCTGCCCACGCCTGCATGGTCTCCTGTGAGGTGAGCCACTGAAGGAAGTCCATCGCGGCAGCTGCGCGGTCGGCCGGAAGCCCGACCGGTACGCCCATCGTCCACACACCACTCACCGGCGTGCCACCGGGGAGAGCGGCGTATCCCACCTTGCCGGCAATGAGAGAGGCCGCCGGGTCCTCGAGGGGAACGGAGCTCGCGGTCACCAGCGTGGCCTGAAGGGTGTCGCCGCCCTGCATGAGGGAGATGGCCTCGGCTTGCGCGATGGTCTGCGGTGCCGCAGGGCCGACGTCGGCGAGCGCCTTGAACATCTCGAGCGCCTCACGGAACTCGTCGGTGTCGATGGTGGGGGTGTAGTCGCCGCCGCTCTCGTCGGCGAACCAGGCTCCGTCGTAGGAGTACAACACGGCGCTGAAGTCATACGAAGGGGTCTTGCCGCGGACAACATAGCCGTTGCTCGCCGCACCGGCGGAACGGGCAGCCTCGGCGTTGTCGATGACGCCCTCCCAGTCGTCGGGCACGTCGAGGCCGAGCTGGTCATAGAGGTCAGTGCGGTACATGAACTCGTGGATGTTGCCATTGATCGGCAGCGAGTAGACCTCGCCGTCGGGAGTCGTAGCGCGGGCATCCGGATCCCAACGACCGATGCCGTCGAACTGGATCAGGCCTTCGTCCCACTCGAAGTCGGGCTTGACGTCGGCGACGGGCTGGACCCAGCCGTTGTCGTAGAACTGTCCGACCCACTGCTCGTTGATCAGGAGCAGGTCAAAAGCGTTGGAGCCGCTCTGGGCTGCGTTGGCTTCCTGCGTCCGCAAGCCATCAAATGGAAAGGCGGTGAGGTTGACGGTGATTCCCGTCTCCTCCTCGTACAGGTCGACCATTGCCTGGTATCCCCCGAGCCAGGGTGCCTCCACCGCGGGAAGGTTGAGTTCGGTGACGCTCGACGCGTCGCCGTCCTCGGGCTCGCCAGCTGTACAGCCGGCCAGGCCGATTGTGAGGACTACTGCAGAGACTCCCGCAGCGAAACGCATGGACTTTCTCATTCGATTCTCCTTCGGACCGAATCGCCGGTCGAGACCGGTCTGGCTGTGTGAGGTGAGCGGTGCCGCTTCCTTCAGTCGATCTAAGCCTGCAGACGTCCAGCGCTCTATGGTTCAGAACTGATAGTGCAATCAGAATTGCTAATCAAGTCCGTCTCCGAAGTGCGCGGAGAAAGATCCGAACCCACGATCGCGGCAAGCAGGGCACGAATTTCCGCAACTATGCCGGGCTCGGTGCTCCAACGATTGAGTGACTCACCCGGATCCTCGTCGAGGTTGTACAACTGGCCCGACCCTTCTTCCGCACCCCCGTCGTAGGTCGTCAGGCCGCCACCTGACCCTTTCGCGAAGATCGCTTTCCACGGTCCGTGCAGCGCGCAGAGCGCACCACCCATGCTAGAAAGCACCCGGATGCCCGGCTCGCGCCCAGGCCTGCCCACCCCGAGCAGCACCTCCGAGCGGTCGGTGCTGTCGGGCGCGGCGTGCGGGGGAACCTGCACCCCGACCAGAGTCGCGAGAGTGCGGAACAGGTCGATCAAGTCGAGCGACTCGTCCAGCTCGCCACGGGGAGGGATCCGCTGCGGCCATCGCACGATCAGCGGCTCACGGTGTCCGCCCTCCCAGACATCGCCCTTCTGCCCACGCCAGGGCCCGTTGGGGCGATGATCAGGACTGAGTTCGTCCGCGAAAATCGTCGGCGAGCCGTTGTCGCTGGTAATTACGACGATCGTGTCCTCCAGTTGGCCAGTCTCTTCGAGCGCGCCGACGAGCTGGCCGACCATCCAGTCAACGAAAACCACCGAATCGCCGCGGCTTCCGCCGCCGCTGGCACCCCGCACAAACTTGGGCGAGACCTGCGGACGGTGCGGAGCGGAGGGGGCGAAGTAGAGCAGGAAAGGTCGGTCGTGCTCCCGCTCTGTGATGAACGAGGTCGCGCGGTCGACGAAGGTGAGGTCGACCTCGTGCTCGTCCCAGCCGGGCGACTCGCGCCCGGGGCGCTGGCCGGGCAGGAATCGGGTCTTCCACTCGCGCGGCGTCCCCACGGTACGTTCGCCTTCGAGGAAGGTGTAGGGGGGCATGTTGAGCGACCCAGCTATCCCGAAGAAGCGGTCGAATCCGAGCTCGAGCGGCCCACCCTCGAAGGGGCTGGTGTAATCGATGTCCTCGCCGGCATCCAGGTCGCGTGAATCGTGCCGGGCGAGGGGGTCCCCGAGTTGGTACTCGAGCGGGTCGCCGGGCCGCTGGGCGCTCCAGACCGTCCCGTCGGTGTGCCTCCAGCCGAGTCCCAGGTGCCACTTGCCAATCGCGGCCGTCTCGTACCCGGCATCCTTGAAGACCGAAGCGAGCGTCGGACGATCAGGCTCGATGATCCCCGGTGCGTGACCCATCAGCACACCCTGCTTCAGTGGACTGCGCCACGGGTACCGCCCCGTCAATAGCGAGTACCGGCTGGGGGTGCAGACGGAGGATGCCGCGTGGGCATCCATGATTCGTACGCCCTCCCCCGCGAGATCGTCGATGTGCGGCGTCGGGATGACCGTGGCACCGTAACAACCGAGGTCACCCCAGCCGAGATCGTCCGCCAGCACGACGACGACGTTCGGTCGCCCGGTGCTCATGTCGACACCAGCCGGGCCCGGTCCAACTCGACGTCCTCGTACCATGCGTGCAGTGCGGTCGCGAGGCGGGCTCGCACGTCCGGGTGCACTGCGGCGAGGTCGTGCGCCTCTTCAGGATCGGCGGCGAGGTCGAAGAGCATGGGCTCGGTTCCGACGGCGGGCCAGCCCGGTGACTCTTCGTCGATCGGTTGGGCGTAGTTTTCGGGATGCCGCTTGATGTCGTGGTCGATCCACTCGTCCCGGTCGGTGAGACCGAGCGTGCCCGCCGCAGCGGGATGCACGAGCTTCCACCGCCCATCGCGAATCGCCGCATTCGAGGTGGGCATCGGGTGGTACCGACTCCACTGCCAGCAGCGCGGCACATCGTCGACCGTGCCGCCGGTGAAGCTGCCGCTGATATCGCGGCCATCGAGCACCTTGCTCCCCACTGGCGTGACGCCGGCATGTGTCAGCAGGGACGGGTACCAGTCGGTCAGATGGATGAACGTGTCGTCCTCCCCGGCCGCGACAACCCCAGGCTGGCTGAGGACGAGTGGAAGCCGGATGCCGCCCTCGAACACGTGCTGTTTCGCGCCGCGCAGGCCGACATTCCAACGGTCGGCGGACTCCTCGCCGTCCCCGCCCAATTCCGGACCGTTGTCGCTGGTGACCACGATGAGCGTATCGTCGTCGAGCCCGGCGTCGGAGATCGCCTGCCTGATCCGGCCGATCGCCCGATCCATCACTGCGATCATCGCGTAGATGACCGCCACCCGCTCGGTTCTTCCTGTCCGACGATGTTGGCCAATCAGTTCTTCTGGGGCCTGGTAGGGAAAGTGCGGAGCGTTGAAGCTGACATGAAGAAAGAATCGCTCGTGCTTGTGACGACGGATGAAGCCCACTGCCTCATCACCGAGCACGTCGGTCAGGTATCGCCCATCCGCCTGCACGGGGGTGCGGTTACGCTCGAGCGTCCAGTCCCAGTAGTCCTGCCAGCCGCCGCGGAACCCGATGAATTCGTCGAACCCACGCTTGAGGGGATGGTACGGCTCACCGATCGCCCCGCAGTGCCACTTGCCGACCAGGCCGGTCACCGCTCCGGCCCGGGAGAAGGCGTCGGCGATCGTGAATTCGTCGAGGGCCAGTCGATCCGTACCGCGCGCCTCGAGCGTGTCGATCACTCCGGTGCGCTGCGGGTACCGCCCGGTCAGCAGCGCCGCTCTGGCCGGGGCACATACGGGCGACGCCGAGGTGTGCTGCGAGTAGAGCCGCGAGATGCCACTCAGGTCGTCCAACTGTGGAGTACTGGATTGTCCGCCGTTGAAGACGCCGAAATCACCGAAGCCCATGTCGTCGGCGAGGATGAACACGACGTTTCGACAGTGAGATGACACGCGTCAATCGAACGCCAGGCCCGCTTCAACTGCAACGGCAGCGCTCCGATGCTTTGATAAGGTTCGCTAATGGACCTCAAGCATCTTCGTTCGTTTGTAGTCCTTGCGGAAGAACTGCACTTCGGGCGCGCCGCCCACCGCCTCGGCCTGACGCAGTCTGCCCTGAGTCAGCAGCTGCAGAAGCTCGAGGCCGTCCTGGAGGTGCAGTTGCTCGTCCGCACCAGCCGCGAGGTCGCGCTGACCGAGGCGGGCATGGAGTTCCTCGAACCGGCGCTCGGAGCGCTGGCGGCCGCCAATCGCGCCTACGACTCAGTCGCCGACATCAAGGCGGGCAGGGCGGGTCGACTGCGGCTGGGTTCCCTCAGTGCCGGTATGAACGGGATACTTGCGCCGATCCTGGAGCGGTACCGCGTCAGGATGCCCACAAGCATCATCGAGGTGCACGGCAGCGACAGCAGGTCGCAGGAGCGATCGCTGGTCGCCTGGGAGCTCGACGCCGTCGTCGTCCGAGGGCTCCTGGACCACAGCGTCATCGCGACCATCCCACTCACCGAGGAGAAGCTCGTGGCCTTCCTGCCGGAGGGGCACCCGCTTGCCGACCGGCCGGGTGTCTGGCTCGAGGAATTGAAGGACGAGCATTTCGTGTTCTGGCAGCGCCAGCGGATGACTTCGTTCCACGACTCGGTGCTCAAGGTGTGCCGCGCCCACGGATTCGAACCGAACATTCAGGCGTATGGCGACACGCTCGAGGCGCACCTGACCCTCGTCGCCGCGGGCGGGGTGATCTCGCTGCAATCCGACATGAACACCTCGATCGACCGTCGGGGCGTGCGGATGGTCCCGGTTTTGGATGAAGACGTGCGCTTTAATCTGTGGCTCGCCTACCTGGCGACCAAGCAGACGCCCGCGCTTAACGCGTTCCTCGCGTGCGTCCAGGAGGTCTTGCACCATGCGCCGGTCCCGCCGGTGACAGCCTGAGAACCAGATTCATTACACCCAGCTCCAGCTACAACTCACCGAAACCAGATAAATCACTCTCTACCAAACTCGACACGTGACAGCGGGTTGGTCGCTAGCTCATCACGCAGAGCGCGCGATACCCCATGCGCCGCTCCAGGACTCGCCCGGTGCCAGCCACCGGAGGCCCTGCCCGGAGACGAGGGCATCGGCGGGAGCCGTCATAGGCTCCACGGCGATCGCCGTCACGGGGCCGGCGTTCGTGGGGTAGGTCCGGGTTATGAAAACCTGCAACCACTCCCACTCGCCCTCCTGCCACAGCACGGTCGCTGCGCCGTCGGTGGCGCTCAGGCGCGTGCGCGTGACACCGTCCGTGTCAGGCTCCACGCGCCAGGCGTCGTCGAGCTCGAGGTCGGCCACGAGCCGGCCCGTCGAGAGGTCGAAGGGGCCGCCCGCGGCAGGTTCGAGGCCGGTCGGGTTGAGCCGAGCATCCACGGCCACGTGCTCGACCGTGCGCGCCGTGATCGTCAGCTCGTCGACGGGGTGGGCACCCACGCGGAGGAAGGGGTGGGTGCCGACGGCGTAGGGCGCAGCCTCGGCCCCGACGTTCGTGACGCCGTGCT contains:
- a CDS encoding aldose 1-epimerase family protein — translated: MTTHVPAPPTGEQFTLHLDGAHGPVDAAIVQVAAGLRHLTVDGQDLVQGYGADTVPPFATGIVLVPWPNRVRDGVWSLHGKQLQLDITEPDKNNAIHGLLRNTPYRVVERSAEAVTLAASVLPQHGYPFHLETTVTYRLTDDGIRVEHGVTNVGAEAAPYAVGTHPFLRVGAHPVDELTITARTVEHVAVDARLNPTGLEPAAGGPFDLSTGRLVADLELDDAWRVEPDTDGVTRTRLSATDGAATVLWQEGEWEWLQVFITRTYPTNAGPVTAIAVEPMTAPADALVSGQGLRWLAPGESWSGAWGIARSA